The following are from one region of the Paenibacillus antri genome:
- a CDS encoding methionine ABC transporter ATP-binding protein, protein MIEIRHVHKTFLVGAAPFEALRDIDLSVKRGEIFGIIGHSGAGKSTLLRCINGLEKPSAGTVAVQGIVLSDCAPKRLQVERRKIGMIFQHFHLLSSATVFENIAFPMRLAKAPKAAVEARVRDLASLVGLESHLAYYPAQLSGGQKQRVGIARALANDPLVLLCDEATSALDPQTTDSILQLLLEINEKLGLTIVLITHEMHVIRAICDRVAVIDGGRIVECGDVVDVFLRPQHPTTRQFVRQGNGDGELASFRSAAGTMLRITFQGEQTYEPLLFDTVRATGMSFSILQGSISRMKRIPYGQLIVELHGAEEAARRTVDSLRGRGLDVEVMPC, encoded by the coding sequence TTGATCGAAATCCGTCATGTACATAAAACGTTCCTCGTTGGAGCAGCCCCGTTCGAAGCGCTGCGGGATATCGATCTCTCCGTTAAGCGGGGAGAAATCTTCGGCATCATCGGCCATTCGGGCGCCGGGAAGAGCACGCTGCTGCGCTGCATCAACGGACTGGAGAAGCCGAGCGCCGGTACGGTCGCCGTACAGGGCATCGTTCTTTCCGATTGCGCCCCGAAGCGGCTGCAAGTCGAACGGCGGAAGATCGGGATGATCTTCCAGCATTTCCACTTACTCTCCTCGGCGACGGTGTTCGAAAACATCGCGTTCCCGATGAGACTGGCGAAAGCGCCTAAAGCGGCCGTCGAAGCGAGAGTCCGCGACCTGGCTTCGTTGGTCGGGTTGGAATCGCATCTGGCGTATTATCCCGCTCAATTGTCGGGCGGCCAAAAACAACGCGTCGGCATAGCCCGAGCCTTAGCGAACGATCCCCTCGTTCTGCTGTGCGACGAGGCGACCTCCGCGCTCGATCCGCAGACGACCGACTCGATCCTGCAACTGCTCCTCGAGATCAACGAGAAGCTAGGGTTGACGATCGTGCTGATCACGCACGAGATGCACGTCATCCGAGCGATCTGCGACCGCGTAGCGGTCATCGACGGCGGCCGGATCGTGGAGTGCGGCGATGTCGTAGACGTATTCCTGCGTCCGCAGCATCCGACCACGCGGCAATTCGTTCGCCAAGGGAACGGAGACGGCGAGCTTGCTTCGTTCCGCTCCGCCGCCGGCACGATGCTGCGCATTACGTTCCAAGGCGAACAGACGTATGAGCCTTTATTGTTCGACACGGTTCGAGCGACGGGGATGTCCTTCAGCATCCTGCAAGGTTCCATCTCCCGCATGAAGCGCATTCCGTACGGTCAATTGATCGTCGAGCTGCACGGGGCGGAGGAGGCCGCGCGCCGGACCGTCGATTCGCTCCGAGGCCGCGGGCTGGACGTGGAGGTGATGCCATGCTGA
- a CDS encoding methionine ABC transporter permease, whose translation MLTKPIPWADVMRASFDTAVMLGVSTLFTAVIGLILGVLVFLCSGGQLLANRPLYLTLSAVINVLRSVPFVILMIALIPFTRLIVGTSIGAAGTIPPLVVAAAPFFARIVEQSLREVDRGVIEAAQAMGASPWQIVAKVLLPEARPGLIGGITITSIALVAYTAMSGMIGGGGLGDLAIRYGYQRFHPGVMAVTVFLLLALVVTLQTAGDRLVDRFKRK comes from the coding sequence ATGCTGACGAAGCCGATTCCTTGGGCGGACGTCATGCGGGCCTCGTTCGACACCGCCGTCATGCTTGGCGTCTCCACGTTGTTTACCGCCGTTATCGGCTTAATCCTTGGCGTGTTAGTGTTTCTATGTTCCGGCGGCCAGCTGCTGGCGAATCGTCCGTTGTATTTGACGCTGTCTGCGGTTATTAACGTCTTGAGGTCGGTTCCGTTCGTCATCTTGATGATCGCGTTGATTCCCTTCACCCGACTCATCGTCGGCACTTCCATCGGCGCGGCAGGAACGATTCCGCCGCTCGTCGTCGCGGCGGCTCCGTTCTTCGCGAGAATCGTCGAACAGTCGCTGAGGGAAGTCGACCGCGGGGTGATCGAAGCCGCGCAAGCGATGGGCGCCTCCCCTTGGCAGATCGTCGCGAAGGTGCTGCTCCCCGAAGCCCGGCCCGGTCTCATCGGCGGGATAACCATTACCTCTATCGCTCTGGTCGCCTATACGGCTATGTCCGGCATGATCGGCGGGGGCGGGCTGGGGGATTTGGCGATCCGCTACGGGTACCAGCGGTTTCATCCAGGGGTCATGGCGGTTACCGTCTTCCTGTTGTTAGCGCTCGTGGTTACTCTTCAAACGGCCGGCGACCGCCTGGTCGATCGATTCAAGCGGAAGTAA
- a CDS encoding MetQ/NlpA family ABC transporter substrate-binding protein, translating into MKRGFVVIASIALTVASALSGCGGGGARTSGEGEIALRIGATAVPHAEILNAARPLLSEQGIALEVVEFTDYIQPNVQVYEKQLDANFFQHQPYLDQFNQDHGMDLASVGSVHIEPFGAYSETWDSAEGLPDKAIVAIPNDPTNAGRALALLEKNGLLTLKEGAGVNAAVADIAANPKGLELKELEAAMLPRVMADVDLALINTNYALEAGFVPTEDALFLEDGDSPYVNVVAVRSDRIQDASIMALMEALRSDEVRDFILEQYEGSIIPVD; encoded by the coding sequence ATGAAGAGAGGGTTCGTCGTCATCGCATCGATCGCGCTGACGGTCGCCTCCGCCTTATCGGGTTGCGGAGGAGGAGGCGCTCGGACTTCGGGCGAAGGTGAGATTGCGCTGCGCATCGGCGCCACCGCCGTCCCGCATGCGGAAATACTGAACGCCGCGCGTCCGTTGTTGTCGGAACAAGGCATCGCGCTGGAAGTGGTCGAGTTCACCGATTACATTCAACCGAACGTGCAAGTGTACGAAAAGCAGCTGGACGCGAACTTCTTCCAGCATCAACCGTATCTCGACCAATTCAATCAAGATCACGGCATGGATTTGGCGTCCGTCGGTAGCGTGCACATCGAACCGTTCGGGGCGTATTCGGAAACATGGGACAGCGCCGAGGGGCTGCCGGACAAGGCGATCGTCGCGATTCCGAACGACCCGACGAACGCGGGGCGCGCGCTGGCGCTCCTGGAGAAGAACGGCCTATTAACGCTGAAGGAAGGCGCCGGCGTGAACGCCGCCGTCGCCGACATCGCGGCAAATCCCAAAGGACTGGAATTGAAAGAGCTAGAGGCGGCGATGCTTCCCCGCGTAATGGCAGACGTCGACCTGGCGTTGATTAATACGAACTATGCGCTCGAAGCGGGCTTCGTACCGACCGAAGACGCGCTCTTCCTGGAAGACGGCGATTCGCCGTACGTCAACGTTGTCGCCGTTCGTTCGGACCGGATACAGGACGCGTCGATCATGGCGTTGATGGAGGCGCTTCGTTCCGACGAGGTCAGAGACTTTATCCTTGAACAGTACGAAGGTTCCATTATTCCCGTAGATTAA
- a CDS encoding CueP family metal-binding protein: MRKLWLSAAGLAIVALAVYFVGTNDGSNVASKNIDEQRLKQIVSEYSAGVRTAASASISSDRLTVVSGDDVTTEYPLPKDEFFLSIAPYIENTHPCAIHSLTGCRGELANMSFDVTIEDSDGRTVFDRAVTSQPNGFIDLWLPRDDKYRVTIERDGLSTTSTISTFEGDNTCIATMRLS; encoded by the coding sequence ATGAGGAAACTATGGTTGTCGGCGGCCGGACTGGCGATCGTCGCTCTCGCGGTATATTTCGTCGGAACGAACGATGGATCGAACGTCGCCTCGAAGAACATCGACGAACAAAGGTTGAAACAAATCGTGAGCGAATACAGCGCGGGCGTCCGAACGGCGGCATCCGCATCGATCTCCTCCGATCGGTTGACCGTCGTGTCCGGAGACGACGTAACGACCGAATACCCCTTGCCGAAGGATGAATTTTTCCTCTCCATCGCGCCTTATATCGAAAATACCCATCCTTGCGCCATTCACAGCTTAACCGGTTGCCGCGGAGAGTTGGCGAACATGTCGTTCGACGTGACGATCGAGGACAGCGACGGCCGGACGGTATTCGATCGCGCGGTGACCTCCCAACCGAACGGCTTCATCGACTTGTGGCTGCCCCGAGACGATAAGTATCGTGTCACGATCGAGCGGGACGGGTTGTCGACGACGTCGACCATCTCGACGTTCGAAGGCGATAATACCTGTATTGCGACCATGCGATTATCTTGA
- a CDS encoding NAD(P)H-dependent flavin oxidoreductase: protein MRLPIIVAPMFLVSSPRMVIESCRAGVIGAIPLLNARTPDICAEWLSEIQEALPTETWGVNIICHRGENPRFDDDLALIEAYRPPLVISSLGNPAAIVETVHRYGGKVYADVISEKHARKAAKAGVDGLILVCAGAGGHGGRLHPFAFVHAVKAFYEGTIVLAGAVSTGADIAAARVVGADYVYMGTRFLAADEGSASDAFKEMVMQSSIEDIVYTDAVTGVHANFLLPSLQASNIDIAAPGRGKADMAGMTEHKAWKAIFSAGQGVGAVRERQSVRDIVAQLTREYEEARQRI, encoded by the coding sequence ATGCGATTACCGATTATCGTAGCCCCCATGTTTCTGGTATCCAGCCCCCGAATGGTGATCGAGAGCTGTCGAGCAGGCGTGATCGGGGCGATCCCGCTTCTGAACGCGCGTACGCCGGACATTTGCGCGGAATGGTTATCGGAAATCCAAGAAGCGTTGCCGACGGAGACGTGGGGCGTCAATATCATCTGCCACCGCGGAGAAAACCCTCGGTTCGACGACGACCTGGCCTTGATCGAAGCGTACCGGCCGCCTCTGGTCATTAGCTCGTTGGGCAACCCGGCGGCGATCGTCGAGACGGTGCATCGGTATGGCGGGAAGGTGTACGCCGACGTCATCTCCGAGAAGCATGCCCGGAAGGCGGCGAAGGCGGGCGTGGACGGCTTAATCCTGGTGTGCGCCGGTGCCGGAGGTCATGGGGGTCGATTGCATCCTTTCGCCTTCGTGCATGCGGTGAAGGCGTTCTACGAAGGAACGATCGTGCTCGCGGGCGCCGTCTCGACGGGAGCGGACATCGCTGCTGCGAGGGTCGTCGGAGCCGATTATGTGTACATGGGGACCCGGTTTCTCGCGGCCGACGAAGGGAGCGCTTCCGACGCGTTTAAGGAGATGGTGATGCAAAGCTCCATCGAAGACATCGTCTATACGGATGCGGTTACCGGCGTGCACGCGAACTTCTTGCTGCCCTCGCTGCAAGCGAGCAATATCGATATCGCCGCTCCGGGCCGGGGGAAAGCGGATATGGCGGGGATGACGGAACACAAAGCGTGGAAGGCGATCTTCTCCGCGGGCCAAGGCGTCGGGGCGGTTCGAGAACGGCAATCCGTCCGGGACATCGTCGCGCAATTGACGAGAGAATATGAGGAAGCGCGTCAGCGGATCTAG
- a CDS encoding ABC transporter permease has protein sequence MELEQLEWRRAERRRRHQQWLTVSSPILILALWELLSRTSLIDPRFFPPPTSILRTFWDLTVNGVLLAHVGISLTRIVLGFLVGTIPGVVIGLLMGMYRPFRSFFSPLLMALMPIPTLALMPLILIVFGIGEMSKVMTIAGSVFFPVVINTAAGVANIDRAYIDVANNYGAGPKEFFLRIALPGALPVMLEGVQMGQAIALLTIVAAEMIGANQGIGYLIWSSYKVFNFNPMYVGLILISFFGFTFSILLRRLQSKLVPWQ, from the coding sequence ATGGAACTCGAACAACTGGAATGGCGAAGAGCGGAACGAAGGCGAAGACATCAGCAGTGGTTGACCGTCTCGTCCCCGATCCTCATTTTGGCGCTCTGGGAGCTGCTATCGCGCACGTCGCTGATCGACCCTCGATTTTTCCCGCCGCCGACCAGCATCCTTCGGACGTTCTGGGACTTGACAGTCAACGGCGTACTGCTCGCCCATGTGGGCATCAGCTTAACGAGGATCGTTCTCGGATTTCTGGTTGGAACGATTCCCGGCGTCGTCATCGGCTTGCTCATGGGCATGTACCGGCCGTTCCGTTCGTTCTTCTCGCCGCTCCTGATGGCGCTGATGCCGATCCCGACCTTGGCGCTTATGCCGCTTATTCTGATCGTCTTCGGCATCGGCGAGATGTCGAAGGTGATGACGATCGCGGGGAGCGTCTTCTTTCCCGTCGTCATCAACACCGCCGCCGGCGTCGCGAATATCGACCGCGCCTATATCGACGTCGCCAACAACTATGGCGCCGGCCCCAAGGAATTCTTCCTCCGGATCGCCTTGCCGGGCGCGCTTCCCGTCATGTTGGAGGGCGTGCAGATGGGGCAGGCGATCGCGCTGCTGACCATCGTCGCGGCCGAAATGATCGGCGCGAACCAAGGGATCGGCTATCTGATCTGGAGCTCGTATAAAGTGTTCAATTTTAACCCGATGTACGTGGGCTTGATCCTGATCTCTTTCTTCGGCTTTACGTTCTCCATCTTGCTGCGCCGGCTTCAATCGAAGCTGGTGCCTTGGCAATAA